The following proteins are encoded in a genomic region of Halalkalicoccus subterraneus:
- a CDS encoding SWIM zinc finger family protein, with amino-acid sequence MCTNTIDALEFDASTRKRAQYEAFDFELDAPGLVTIRNESHENADEHSYRVNVEDGVPVACECPADTYHDGACKHRVAVAIREPVLKAASDYERSEKQEVATDGGTTVEHSGIGERYTETRPSDCDCLPTFEDLPCWPCYREGFRTPNPLLEADTED; translated from the coding sequence ATGTGCACGAATACAATCGACGCACTTGAGTTCGACGCATCGACCAGAAAACGCGCCCAGTACGAAGCCTTCGACTTTGAACTCGACGCACCCGGTCTCGTGACCATTCGCAATGAGAGCCACGAGAATGCCGACGAGCACAGCTATCGCGTCAACGTCGAGGACGGGGTTCCGGTCGCTTGCGAGTGTCCTGCAGATACGTATCACGATGGGGCCTGTAAACACCGCGTTGCGGTTGCGATTCGTGAGCCTGTGCTCAAGGCTGCAAGCGACTACGAGAGGAGTGAAAAGCAGGAAGTTGCGACCGACGGCGGGACGACTGTCGAGCATTCGGGGATCGGTGAGCGCTACACAGAGACTCGCCCGAGCGATTGTGACTGCCTACCGACGTTTGAGGATCTTCCCTGCTGGCCATGCTATCGTGAGGGATTCCGCACGCCGAATCCACTTTTGGAGGCTGATACCGAGGACTAA
- a CDS encoding multicopper oxidase domain-containing protein, whose translation MPSIDYDSAADVTERLEQRLVESLTGETSVSRRTVLGGLGVAGSAAVGLGSTRTSASSDHQDEDEHGSFGAVGEYRDLDFDPHEFLTAFNTGDSGQDNVPQQIYEEDGRTVREFEFTAVDTTITIAPGVEFQAWAYNGQVPGPTIRAIEGDLIRVKFTNFGRHAHTIHPHLKNLNPRMDGIPQNGPGVLNTGESFTYEWIAQPAGTHFYHCHSLPLKEHIHRGLYGTIIVDPDPERVRENPRDYINYPGPITDDFRTQLVEEARSRNHEYAENDAVNEMVMVMNSFDTNFDGGNEVYAANTRAFGYGVGDTDGNGNWTAGETKRPIQIDKNELQRVYLSNATEFDLINSFHTHSQFFDYYDHGTTLTPTFKTVDTIMQCQAQRGILEIDYSDHEPGLYMFHAHQSEFAELGWMSFFEVV comes from the coding sequence ATGCCATCGATAGATTACGACAGTGCAGCGGACGTCACAGAACGACTCGAACAGCGACTGGTCGAATCACTCACTGGTGAAACGAGCGTCAGTCGTCGCACAGTACTCGGCGGTCTCGGTGTCGCCGGAAGTGCAGCAGTCGGGCTCGGGAGTACTCGAACAAGTGCTTCGTCCGACCACCAGGACGAGGATGAACACGGCAGTTTCGGTGCGGTGGGCGAATACCGGGATTTAGATTTCGACCCGCACGAGTTCCTCACCGCGTTCAATACTGGGGACAGCGGGCAGGATAACGTCCCTCAGCAAATCTACGAGGAGGATGGCCGAACCGTACGGGAGTTCGAGTTCACTGCCGTCGACACAACGATCACCATCGCGCCGGGCGTCGAGTTCCAGGCGTGGGCGTACAACGGCCAGGTGCCGGGCCCGACGATCCGCGCCATTGAGGGTGATCTGATCCGCGTCAAGTTCACGAACTTCGGGCGGCACGCTCATACGATTCATCCGCACCTGAAGAATCTCAACCCGCGAATGGATGGGATCCCTCAGAACGGCCCCGGAGTACTCAACACGGGTGAATCCTTCACCTATGAGTGGATCGCCCAGCCCGCCGGCACGCACTTCTATCATTGCCACTCGCTCCCGCTGAAAGAACACATCCATCGAGGACTCTACGGCACAATCATCGTCGATCCGGACCCCGAACGCGTCAGGGAGAACCCACGCGATTACATCAACTATCCCGGGCCAATTACCGACGACTTTCGGACGCAACTCGTCGAAGAGGCGAGGAGCCGGAATCACGAGTACGCCGAAAACGACGCTGTCAACGAGATGGTAATGGTGATGAACTCGTTCGACACTAACTTCGACGGCGGCAATGAGGTCTACGCGGCGAATACACGGGCGTTTGGATACGGAGTTGGTGACACCGACGGTAACGGCAACTGGACGGCGGGAGAGACGAAACGCCCTATCCAGATCGACAAGAACGAACTTCAGCGCGTGTATCTCTCCAATGCGACGGAGTTCGATCTCATCAATTCGTTCCACACACACTCGCAGTTTTTCGACTATTATGACCACGGGACGACGCTGACACCGACGTTCAAGACTGTAGATACGATCATGCAGTGCCAAGCCCAGCGCGGCATCCTCGAGATCGATTACTCCGACCACGAGCCTGGGCTGTACATGTTTCACGCGCATCAGTCGGAGTTTGCCGAACTCGGCTGGATGAGCTTCTTCGAGGTGGTCTAA
- a CDS encoding ZIP family metal transporter encodes MADKRQNSTTDGGVPAKNEITQPLGLPRWVSALLPIVLLALVLGVFAFTSPLAGVQSGEPLPDVTVTHTTLPSDETVVLHVTNNGPESVTISQVLVDEAYWNFQVEGAGGDQTLAPMESAQIEIPYHWNPGWDLEVALVLSDGSTFHNTIVAPSQSPGFSLSLLGTLAVIGLFVGVIPVALGMLWFPYIKTMSDRWLHAVLLFAAGVLGFLAFDAGFEAFELAERVPGAYEGNLLVVFGIFGALLLVQAISAWREGRVAAGDSRASSGLWIAYLVAVGIGLHNLAEGLAIGSSFALGRVSLGAFLVIGFMLHNVTEGPAVVAPVARGKRPSLKHFAALGVIAGAPVILGGWIGSLAYSPTIGAFFLAIGVGAILQVDWEITRMVRDAGGRVASATNLLAFLLGLSVMYVTDLFVAL; translated from the coding sequence ATGGCGGACAAAAGACAAAATTCGACGACTGACGGTGGTGTCCCAGCCAAGAACGAGATTACACAACCCCTCGGACTACCGCGATGGGTCAGCGCGTTACTCCCGATCGTATTACTCGCGCTCGTTTTGGGTGTGTTCGCGTTCACGTCACCGCTCGCCGGTGTTCAGAGCGGTGAACCGCTTCCGGACGTGACGGTCACGCACACGACACTTCCGAGCGACGAAACAGTCGTGCTTCACGTGACGAATAACGGGCCGGAATCCGTGACGATTTCACAGGTCCTCGTCGATGAAGCCTACTGGAATTTCCAGGTCGAAGGGGCCGGCGGTGATCAAACACTCGCTCCGATGGAAAGCGCACAGATCGAGATTCCGTATCACTGGAATCCAGGGTGGGATCTCGAAGTTGCCCTCGTTTTGTCTGACGGATCGACGTTCCACAACACGATTGTCGCTCCGAGTCAGTCACCCGGCTTTAGCCTCAGTCTTCTCGGGACGCTTGCAGTAATCGGGCTGTTCGTCGGGGTGATCCCGGTCGCATTGGGAATGCTCTGGTTCCCCTATATCAAGACGATGAGCGATCGCTGGCTGCATGCTGTTCTCTTATTTGCAGCCGGCGTACTGGGCTTCTTGGCGTTCGACGCCGGGTTCGAGGCGTTCGAACTCGCCGAGCGGGTTCCAGGCGCGTATGAGGGGAATCTTTTGGTCGTGTTCGGAATCTTCGGCGCACTCCTCCTAGTCCAGGCGATCAGTGCGTGGCGTGAGGGCCGTGTCGCCGCTGGTGATAGCCGAGCGAGTAGCGGTCTCTGGATCGCCTATCTGGTCGCGGTAGGGATCGGTCTGCACAACCTCGCGGAGGGGTTGGCGATTGGGAGTTCGTTTGCACTCGGGCGCGTGTCGCTCGGCGCATTCCTCGTGATCGGGTTCATGCTCCACAACGTGACGGAAGGTCCGGCTGTTGTTGCGCCGGTCGCCCGCGGAAAACGCCCGTCACTTAAGCACTTTGCCGCGCTCGGCGTCATCGCCGGCGCACCCGTGATCCTCGGTGGCTGGATCGGTAGTCTCGCATACTCACCGACGATCGGTGCCTTCTTCCTCGCAATCGGGGTTGGTGCAATCCTGCAGGTCGACTGGGAGATTACACGAATGGTTCGGGATGCAGGTGGTCGCGTGGCCAGCGCCACGAATCTGCTTGCATTCCTGCTCGGTCTCAGCGTTATGTACGTGACCGACCTCTTCGTGGCGCTCTAA
- a CDS encoding DUF7333 family protein codes for MEFDFVRSVAPLVVIVAVAAIALTTVMTSSTVFMMVLPSMIVFSVIAFFFGMKHGEFRASP; via the coding sequence ATGGAATTCGACTTCGTGCGCTCGGTGGCTCCCCTCGTCGTAATTGTCGCCGTCGCAGCGATTGCGCTCACGACAGTGATGACCTCCTCGACAGTCTTCATGATGGTTCTGCCCTCGATGATTGTCTTCTCGGTCATCGCGTTCTTCTTCGGGATGAAACACGGCGAGTTCCGCGCCAGTCCGTAA
- a CDS encoding plastocyanin/azurin family copper-binding protein: protein MERRQILKTAGILATGGVTGLAGCSSSGNGDGGGEPTATETQETAGGSGDSNTVMMVTEGSEYYFDPIGLFIESGETVTFEIQSGSHSATAYKEGTSTASVTRIPESAEPFNSETLSEQGATFDHTFETTGTYDYFCIPHKSLGMVGRIVVGEPGGPAEGSMPPDGDVPESQTIVDQSSVSYSSFSG from the coding sequence ATGGAGCGTCGACAGATTCTCAAGACAGCTGGAATTCTCGCTACAGGTGGCGTAACTGGTCTCGCCGGATGCAGTAGTTCGGGGAACGGAGATGGTGGCGGTGAGCCGACCGCGACTGAAACGCAGGAGACAGCTGGTGGGTCAGGAGACTCGAATACCGTCATGATGGTCACCGAAGGGAGCGAGTACTATTTCGATCCCATCGGTCTGTTCATCGAATCCGGGGAGACAGTCACGTTCGAAATCCAGAGTGGGAGTCACTCGGCAACGGCCTACAAAGAGGGAACAAGCACAGCATCAGTTACCCGTATTCCTGAGAGCGCAGAACCGTTCAACAGCGAAACGCTGAGTGAACAGGGCGCAACGTTCGATCACACGTTCGAGACTACGGGGACGTACGATTATTTCTGTATCCCGCACAAGTCCCTGGGGATGGTCGGTCGTATCGTCGTTGGAGAACCCGGCGGTCCCGCGGAGGGAAGTATGCCACCGGACGGAGACGTTCCCGAAAGCCAGACCATCGTCGATCAAAGCAGTGTGTCCTATAGCTCGTTCTCTGGGTAG
- a CDS encoding cupredoxin domain-containing protein, giving the protein MPDNLTFEPKTATIETGETVTWTNESDIEHTVTAYEEEIPDEAAYFASGGFESERVARNRISEGLIAPGENYKHTFDQPGTYGYFCIPHEGSGMVGTVRVK; this is encoded by the coding sequence ATGCCCGATAATCTCACGTTTGAGCCGAAGACTGCGACGATCGAAACTGGGGAGACGGTAACGTGGACGAACGAAAGCGACATTGAGCACACAGTCACTGCCTATGAGGAAGAGATTCCAGACGAGGCCGCCTACTTCGCAAGTGGGGGGTTCGAGTCAGAGCGTGTTGCGAGGAACCGCATCAGTGAGGGGCTTATCGCTCCGGGCGAGAACTACAAGCACACGTTCGATCAACCTGGAACGTACGGATACTTTTGTATCCCACATGAGGGTTCTGGGATGGTCGGGACAGTTCGAGTGAAGTGA
- a CDS encoding SprT family zinc-dependent metalloprotease gives MKQAQLTDDDWTAAVTESHSAPAQNEENNRSSESRPATKATLCECAATHASEVAAEHFPELPIEAIDWETSTRMQRSAGVAIYDQQSEQITIRLSWDAYEAYGWEQFSRVVRHELIHAWQYHEYGEADHGSTFRQWIEPLETDRHCEQYAEPNYWVICEACESRDPRYRCSKVVKHPEKYSCRQCGGEISVEKV, from the coding sequence ATGAAGCAAGCGCAATTGACCGATGACGACTGGACTGCTGCGGTAACTGAGAGCCACTCAGCGCCCGCTCAGAATGAGGAGAACAACAGAAGTAGTGAGAGTCGTCCAGCCACAAAAGCGACACTGTGCGAGTGCGCAGCGACCCATGCTAGTGAGGTGGCGGCCGAGCACTTTCCGGAACTACCCATCGAAGCTATCGACTGGGAAACCTCAACGCGGATGCAGCGCTCAGCCGGTGTCGCAATCTACGACCAGCAGAGTGAGCAGATCACGATTCGGCTCTCGTGGGATGCGTACGAGGCGTATGGATGGGAGCAGTTTTCCCGAGTCGTTCGCCATGAGTTGATTCACGCATGGCAGTATCACGAGTATGGAGAGGCCGACCACGGATCGACGTTTCGCCAGTGGATTGAACCGCTGGAGACGGATCGTCACTGTGAGCAGTACGCTGAACCGAACTACTGGGTCATTTGTGAAGCATGTGAAAGTCGTGATCCGCGATATCGCTGCTCGAAGGTTGTGAAACACCCCGAGAAGTATTCGTGTAGGCAATGTGGTGGGGAGATCAGTGTTGAGAAGGTGTAG